The following coding sequences lie in one Struthio camelus isolate bStrCam1 chromosome 32, bStrCam1.hap1, whole genome shotgun sequence genomic window:
- the TGFB1I1 gene encoding transforming growth factor beta-1-induced transcript 1 protein isoform X2, with the protein MDDLDALLADLETTTSHLARRPVLLTDPPAGPPAPQPGTPDPDGDPPRPLPPPYGPAPSAAPPAGGDTEQLYSTVHKARSPRATPQAPAAPGLGELDRLLRDLNVTHCSIADEILAQFPPLKGPEGEKKKEKVDEAEDGASPPRSGPPTPPPPTPPSASSATQELDRLMASLSDFRLRSTPPPPVQQPAPSTLDSMLVLLQSDLSRRGVPTGSKGLCGACQKPIAGQVVTALGCTWHPEHFVCAHCQRELGGSTFFEKDGAPYCERDYFQLFAPRCGQCAQPILDKMVTALDKNWHPEHFCCVKCGRPFGEEGFLEKDGQQYCRQDFAELFASRCRGCGRPILEGYVAALEGLWHPECFVCGECLAPFAAGTFFESGGRPYCERHFRGGRAQACRGCGEPIAGRCVTAMAQRFHPEHFVCAFCRRPLAKGPFQEQAGKAYCQPCFRRLFG; encoded by the exons ATGGACGACCTGG ACGCGCTGCTGGCCGACCTGGAGACGACGACGTCCCACCTGGCCCGGCGCCCGGTGCTGCTCACCGACCCGCCGGCGGGACCTCCCGCCCCACAGCCAGGGACCCCCGACCCTGACGGCGACCCCCCTCGGCCCCTGCCACCCCCCTATGGCCCC GCGCCgagcgcggcccccccggcggggggtGACACCGAGCAGCTCTACAG cacgGTACACaaggcccggtccccccgcgccaccccccaggccccggcggcccccggcctggGCGAGCTCGACCGGCTCCTGCGAGACCTCAACGTCACCCACTGCTCCATCGCAG ATGAGATCCTGGCCCAGTTCCCACCGCTGAAGGGCCCCgagggggagaagaagaaggagaaggtggACGAGGCCGAAGATGGGGCGTCCCCTCCTCG CTCAGGACCCCCCACGCCGCCCCCACCCACGCCACCCTcggcctcctcggccacccaggAGCTCGACCGCCTCATGGCCTCGCTCTCCGACTTCCGCCTCCGCAGCACC ccaccaccaccagtgcAACAGCCGGCGCCCAGCACCCTCGACTccatgctggtgctgctgcagtcGGACCTGAGCCGCCGCGGGGTGCCCACGGGGTCCAAGGGGCTCTGCGGCGCCTGCCAGAAGCCCATCGCCGGGCAG gTGGTGACGGCGCTGGGGTGCACGTGGCACCCCGAGCACTTCGTGTGCGCCCACTGCCAGCGGGAGCTGGGGGGCAGCACCTTCTTCGAGAAGGACGGGGCGCCCTACTGCGAGCGCGACTACTTCCAGCTCTTCGCGCCCCGCTGCGGCCAGTGCGCCCAGCCCATCCTCGAC AAAATGGTGACAGCGCTGGACAAGAACTGGCACCCCGAGCACTTCTGCTGCGTCAAGTGTGGGCGACCCTTTGGTGAGGAAG GCTTCCTGGAGAAGGACGGCCAGCAGTACTGCCGGCAGGACTTCGCCGAGCTCTTCGCCAGCCggtgccggggctgcgggcggcccatCCTGGAGGGCTACGTGGCCGCCCTCGAGGGGCTCTGGCACCCCGAGTGCTTCGTCTGTGGG gAGTGCTTGGCGCCCTTCGCGGCGGGCACCTTCTTCGAGTCCGGGGGTCGGCCCTACTGCGAGCGGCACttccgggggggccgggcccaggcgtgccggggctgcggggagccCATCGCCGGGCGTTGCGTCACCGCCATGGCCCAGCGCTTCCACCCCGAGCACTTCGTCTGCGCCTTCTGCCGCCGGCCCCTGGCCAAGGGCCCCTTCCAGGAGCAAGCCGGCAAGGCCTACTGCCAGCCCTGCTTCCGGCGCCTCTTCGGCTGA
- the TGFB1I1 gene encoding transforming growth factor beta-1-induced transcript 1 protein isoform X1 has product MDDLDALLADLETTTSHLARRPVLLTDPPAGPPAPQPGTPDPDGDPPRPLPPPYGPAPSAAPPAGGDTEQLYSTVHKARSPRATPQAPAAPGLGELDRLLRDLNVTHCSIADEILAQFPPLKGPEGEKKKEKVDEAEDGASPPRSGPPTPPPPTPPSASSATQELDRLMASLSDFRLRSTVSHPGSGAGAGGGVVTSLQHPWVMLLSLPPQPPPPVQQPAPSTLDSMLVLLQSDLSRRGVPTGSKGLCGACQKPIAGQVVTALGCTWHPEHFVCAHCQRELGGSTFFEKDGAPYCERDYFQLFAPRCGQCAQPILDKMVTALDKNWHPEHFCCVKCGRPFGEEGFLEKDGQQYCRQDFAELFASRCRGCGRPILEGYVAALEGLWHPECFVCGECLAPFAAGTFFESGGRPYCERHFRGGRAQACRGCGEPIAGRCVTAMAQRFHPEHFVCAFCRRPLAKGPFQEQAGKAYCQPCFRRLFG; this is encoded by the exons ATGGACGACCTGG ACGCGCTGCTGGCCGACCTGGAGACGACGACGTCCCACCTGGCCCGGCGCCCGGTGCTGCTCACCGACCCGCCGGCGGGACCTCCCGCCCCACAGCCAGGGACCCCCGACCCTGACGGCGACCCCCCTCGGCCCCTGCCACCCCCCTATGGCCCC GCGCCgagcgcggcccccccggcggggggtGACACCGAGCAGCTCTACAG cacgGTACACaaggcccggtccccccgcgccaccccccaggccccggcggcccccggcctggGCGAGCTCGACCGGCTCCTGCGAGACCTCAACGTCACCCACTGCTCCATCGCAG ATGAGATCCTGGCCCAGTTCCCACCGCTGAAGGGCCCCgagggggagaagaagaaggagaaggtggACGAGGCCGAAGATGGGGCGTCCCCTCCTCG CTCAGGACCCCCCACGCCGCCCCCACCCACGCCACCCTcggcctcctcggccacccaggAGCTCGACCGCCTCATGGCCTCGCTCTCCGACTTCCGCCTCCGCAGCACCGTGAGTCACCCCGGGTcgggtgctggggcgggggggggggtggtgaccTCCctccagcacccatgggtgaTGCTGTTGTCCCTCCccccacagccaccaccaccagtgcAACAGCCGGCGCCCAGCACCCTCGACTccatgctggtgctgctgcagtcGGACCTGAGCCGCCGCGGGGTGCCCACGGGGTCCAAGGGGCTCTGCGGCGCCTGCCAGAAGCCCATCGCCGGGCAG gTGGTGACGGCGCTGGGGTGCACGTGGCACCCCGAGCACTTCGTGTGCGCCCACTGCCAGCGGGAGCTGGGGGGCAGCACCTTCTTCGAGAAGGACGGGGCGCCCTACTGCGAGCGCGACTACTTCCAGCTCTTCGCGCCCCGCTGCGGCCAGTGCGCCCAGCCCATCCTCGAC AAAATGGTGACAGCGCTGGACAAGAACTGGCACCCCGAGCACTTCTGCTGCGTCAAGTGTGGGCGACCCTTTGGTGAGGAAG GCTTCCTGGAGAAGGACGGCCAGCAGTACTGCCGGCAGGACTTCGCCGAGCTCTTCGCCAGCCggtgccggggctgcgggcggcccatCCTGGAGGGCTACGTGGCCGCCCTCGAGGGGCTCTGGCACCCCGAGTGCTTCGTCTGTGGG gAGTGCTTGGCGCCCTTCGCGGCGGGCACCTTCTTCGAGTCCGGGGGTCGGCCCTACTGCGAGCGGCACttccgggggggccgggcccaggcgtgccggggctgcggggagccCATCGCCGGGCGTTGCGTCACCGCCATGGCCCAGCGCTTCCACCCCGAGCACTTCGTCTGCGCCTTCTGCCGCCGGCCCCTGGCCAAGGGCCCCTTCCAGGAGCAAGCCGGCAAGGCCTACTGCCAGCCCTGCTTCCGGCGCCTCTTCGGCTGA